A single genomic interval of Fibrobacter sp. UWB13 harbors:
- a CDS encoding TIGR02147 family protein — protein sequence MKDILEYTSYRQYIADYYADKKAKSAFTWQEFTRAAGFSSPVHLKYASEGKLNLSDAAALRVAQAMHLAGYEQDYFCEMVRFDNAKTDAEKKDAFGKMLSIADSVKAKIIEGDSFRYFESWKNPVLRELAPAMPGAKPLALARACRPEITAAEVTETLNFLVKAGLLQKDKDGNYKQTERGVTTGPMEVTPIAVREMHRQMGEFALEAIEGVAQDKRHFSGLTLGITRDAYEKIVQETAEFRKRVITIATQDSGMDEVYRLNVQLFPMTNKSINKKG from the coding sequence ATGAAAGATATACTAGAATACACTAGTTATCGTCAGTATATTGCTGATTACTATGCCGACAAAAAGGCGAAATCCGCATTCACTTGGCAGGAATTCACGCGAGCTGCGGGATTCTCTTCGCCAGTTCATCTGAAGTATGCGAGCGAAGGCAAGCTCAACTTGAGCGATGCGGCCGCGCTGCGCGTGGCGCAGGCCATGCATCTTGCCGGCTACGAACAAGATTACTTTTGCGAAATGGTCAGGTTTGACAACGCAAAAACGGACGCCGAGAAAAAAGATGCTTTTGGCAAAATGCTTTCAATTGCAGATTCTGTCAAGGCTAAAATTATAGAAGGCGATTCATTCCGCTATTTTGAAAGCTGGAAAAATCCGGTGCTCCGTGAACTCGCCCCTGCGATGCCTGGCGCAAAGCCGCTTGCACTTGCGCGTGCCTGCCGCCCAGAAATTACAGCCGCCGAAGTGACTGAAACGTTGAATTTTCTCGTCAAGGCGGGCTTGCTCCAAAAAGATAAAGACGGAAATTACAAGCAGACCGAAAGAGGCGTGACAACGGGACCGATGGAAGTAACTCCGATTGCGGTTCGCGAAATGCACCGCCAGATGGGCGAGTTTGCTTTGGAGGCCATTGAAGGCGTTGCTCAAGATAAACGCCATTTCTCAGGCCTTACGCTTGGTATCACGCGTGATGCCTACGAAAAAATTGTTCAGGAAACAGCTGAATTCCGCAAGAGGGTTATTACGATTGCGACGCAAGATAGCGGTATGGACGAAGTCTACCGTTTAAATGTGCAGCTCTTTCCGATGACAAACAAAAGTATTAATAAAAAAGGTTAG
- a CDS encoding FISUMP domain-containing protein gives MKNLNRNTLVRDFIGAAFCLTMAFALLMIYSGCSEDSSPINGAHGGAAEEQGVYASLENLTISGMAKIALANQGGGLPQIDMRGLEIGTVITLYELDSISFTNTGVVLKDTIVNDSGDFSFQNVTLTSPYILITAERPFPETEYAYSVFADVRDTGKVQINVLTHLEALRSLHLVKTGIGFSQAKQQARTEILNAFGIYGLSDNIMNEDPMEYTALIYALSVVLPTYDHKGIYPESLIFGGEPLEMLFDAIAEHGSFHNIDASVDSGFVDIVNANISLVQLTLATPYEYFEQTGEEGVRFYRTEQRVVEYFANMLSVVFGIGRCDQAREGETFNAPKPDYHQSCIADYGLVCRSGSWRITMVEKEHTEGTMTDARDGRLYKTVTINVGGAQQTWMAENLRFDAQEGSSCNEKWSIVEGCYYSNEALMDNVCPDGWRVPKSTDWETLLSSVRDYYAVPEGTVQFYLFDMADLGNPVGFGLKVQVGSYTTRLAIDPDEDIGETDVKNSVYLSLVEGYGFSESSERLPVRCIKN, from the coding sequence ATGAAAAACTTGAATCGTAACACGCTTGTGCGTGATTTTATCGGGGCGGCGTTCTGCTTGACGATGGCGTTTGCTCTTCTTATGATATATTCGGGTTGCTCCGAAGACAGTTCTCCGATAAACGGTGCCCATGGCGGAGCCGCCGAAGAACAAGGTGTGTATGCCAGTCTGGAAAACTTGACGATTTCCGGGATGGCCAAAATAGCTTTGGCAAACCAAGGCGGAGGACTCCCACAGATTGACATGCGGGGTCTTGAAATAGGAACCGTGATTACCCTTTATGAACTTGATTCAATATCATTCACAAATACAGGCGTCGTACTTAAAGATACCATCGTGAATGACAGCGGAGACTTCTCGTTCCAGAATGTGACCTTGACAAGTCCATACATCCTTATTACGGCAGAAAGGCCTTTTCCTGAAACCGAATACGCCTATAGCGTCTTTGCCGATGTACGCGATACGGGAAAAGTACAAATTAACGTATTGACACATCTGGAGGCCCTGCGCTCCCTGCATCTTGTGAAAACGGGAATTGGATTTTCACAAGCAAAGCAACAGGCTAGAACAGAAATCTTGAACGCTTTTGGCATCTATGGATTGTCTGATAATATCATGAACGAAGACCCCATGGAATATACGGCATTGATTTATGCGTTATCCGTTGTCTTGCCTACGTATGACCATAAAGGGATATATCCTGAAAGCTTGATATTTGGAGGTGAACCTCTCGAAATGCTTTTTGACGCTATTGCCGAGCATGGCTCGTTCCACAATATTGATGCATCTGTGGATTCGGGTTTCGTGGACATCGTTAACGCCAATATCAGCCTTGTGCAACTTACCTTAGCTACCCCGTATGAATACTTCGAACAAACTGGAGAAGAAGGAGTTCGTTTTTACAGGACAGAACAACGTGTGGTAGAATATTTTGCAAATATGCTGTCTGTTGTATTTGGTATTGGACGCTGCGACCAAGCTCGCGAAGGAGAAACTTTCAACGCACCTAAACCAGATTATCATCAATCCTGTATTGCAGATTACGGCTTGGTTTGCCGCTCAGGAAGCTGGCGGATAACGATGGTCGAAAAGGAACATACCGAAGGAACGATGACAGATGCGCGCGATGGACGACTTTACAAGACGGTTACGATTAATGTGGGCGGAGCGCAGCAAACTTGGATGGCAGAAAATCTGAGATTCGATGCACAAGAAGGTTCGTCGTGTAATGAAAAATGGAGCATAGTCGAAGGCTGCTACTATTCGAACGAAGCTTTGATGGATAACGTGTGTCCTGATGGATGGAGAGTGCCTAAATCAACCGATTGGGAGACACTCTTGTCATCTGTACGAGATTATTATGCCGTTCCCGAAGGCACCGTGCAGTTTTACCTGTTTGACATGGCGGATTTAGGAAATCCCGTGGGTTTTGGATTGAAGGTGCAAGTTGGTTCTTATACAACAAGATTGGCAATAGATCCGGATGAAGACATTGGAGAAACGGACGTCAAAAACAGCGTCTATTTATCTCTAGTGGAGGGATATGGATTTTCAGAGTCCTCAGAAAGGCTGCCAGTCCGCTGCATCAAAAACTAA
- a CDS encoding TIGR02147 family protein produces MKDILEYTDYRQYIADYYADRKAKTTFSWQEFAKTAGFSSPVYLKYVSEGRFNLSEEAAVRTAKSMHLADFECAFFVEMVKFDHAKNDDEKRAAFSKMISIADANKAKILEGESFRFFADWKNPVLRELAPAMPGAKPLALAHACRPEISAAEVSESLNFLVKADLLKKDKDGNYAQTDKVVTTGPMDVTPLAVRGMHRQMGEFALDAIESVPQDERHFSGLTLGITREAYEEIVQRIAEFRKDIIAIATRKPATDEVYRLNVQFFPMTNKSLNKKD; encoded by the coding sequence ATGAAAGATATACTTGAATATACGGACTACCGCCAGTATATCGCAGATTACTACGCCGATCGAAAGGCGAAGACTACGTTTTCTTGGCAGGAGTTCGCCAAAACAGCGGGTTTCTCTTCGCCGGTTTACCTTAAATACGTGAGCGAAGGCCGCTTCAACTTGAGCGAAGAAGCTGCCGTGCGCACGGCGAAGTCCATGCATCTTGCGGATTTCGAATGCGCGTTCTTTGTCGAAATGGTCAAGTTCGATCATGCGAAGAACGATGATGAAAAGCGGGCGGCGTTCAGCAAAATGATTTCGATTGCGGATGCGAACAAGGCGAAAATCCTGGAAGGCGAATCGTTCCGCTTTTTCGCAGACTGGAAGAATCCGGTGCTCCGTGAACTTGCTCCCGCCATGCCCGGCGCAAAGCCATTGGCGCTCGCTCATGCCTGCCGCCCGGAGATCTCTGCTGCCGAAGTCAGCGAATCGCTGAACTTTCTGGTCAAGGCGGATTTGCTCAAAAAAGACAAGGACGGCAATTACGCACAAACGGATAAAGTCGTAACGACCGGCCCGATGGACGTTACACCGCTAGCGGTTCGCGGAATGCACCGCCAGATGGGCGAGTTCGCGCTCGACGCTATCGAGAGCGTGCCGCAGGACGAACGCCATTTTTCGGGCCTTACGCTTGGTATTACCCGCGAAGCGTACGAAGAAATCGTGCAGAGAATTGCCGAGTTCCGCAAGGACATCATCGCGATTGCGACACGTAAACCTGCGACAGACGAAGTCTATCGCTTGAACGTGCAGTTCTTCCCGATGACAAACAAAAGTTTAAACAAAAAGGACTAG
- a CDS encoding GSCFA domain-containing protein — protein sequence MDFFTKIDIPAIDWQIDYNSRLAFFGSCFADNISAQFASRKFNVLANPFGTVYNPLSAAMQIKAIANGKKFGGPEIFQDARGPWHCWDAHSSLSAATREECIAKLNETTANAREFLQKADTVFITLGTAFVYFLKENGVAVSNCHRQNPNMFIRKMISVDHAAEALKSIVHDLLKIKCDRIGENRDLHIVFTVSPLRHLSDGAHENTLSKATSQLAIEKVIREIVTESATTISYFPSYEIVMDELRDYRFYDDDMIHLSKTAEGYIFERMAETYCSEKTREDIRKVEKFMKMANHRIVDPQTPASQEFAQKIIAQAEELEKEIAGLKLNNEK from the coding sequence ATGGACTTTTTCACAAAAATCGACATTCCCGCCATAGATTGGCAAATCGACTACAATTCTAGGCTCGCGTTTTTCGGGTCGTGTTTCGCTGACAATATTTCGGCGCAATTTGCATCGCGGAAATTCAACGTTTTGGCAAATCCGTTCGGAACGGTTTACAACCCGCTCTCAGCGGCAATGCAGATCAAGGCTATTGCGAACGGGAAAAAATTTGGAGGTCCCGAAATTTTTCAGGACGCACGCGGTCCGTGGCACTGTTGGGATGCGCATAGTTCACTTTCTGCAGCAACACGTGAAGAGTGTATCGCAAAATTGAACGAAACGACCGCTAATGCACGGGAGTTTTTGCAGAAAGCCGATACAGTGTTCATCACGCTCGGGACTGCGTTCGTGTACTTTTTGAAAGAAAACGGGGTTGCCGTTTCGAATTGCCACAGGCAAAATCCAAACATGTTCATCCGGAAAATGATTTCCGTGGATCATGCAGCTGAAGCGTTGAAAAGCATCGTGCATGATTTACTGAAAATAAAATGCGACAGGATCGGCGAGAATCGCGACCTTCACATAGTCTTTACGGTTTCACCGTTAAGGCATTTAAGCGACGGCGCTCATGAAAACACGCTTTCAAAAGCGACATCGCAGTTAGCGATAGAGAAGGTCATCAGAGAAATCGTCACAGAGTCTGCGACGACCATCAGTTATTTCCCGAGTTACGAGATCGTGATGGACGAGCTACGCGACTATCGTTTTTACGACGATGACATGATTCATTTGTCAAAGACGGCAGAAGGCTACATTTTCGAGCGCATGGCAGAAACGTATTGCAGCGAGAAAACGCGCGAAGACATCCGCAAGGTGGAAAAGTTCATGAAAATGGCGAACCACCGCATTGTCGATCCGCAAACGCCCGCCTCACAGGAATTTGCACAAAAGATTATTGCGCAAGCTGAAGAACTAGAAAAGGAAATTGCTGGGCTGAAACTCAATAATGAGAAATAA